A part of Flavobacteriaceae bacterium GSB9 genomic DNA contains:
- the rpmI gene encoding 50S ribosomal protein L35: MPKMKTKSSAKKRFKLTGTGKIKRKHAFKSHILTKKSKKRKLALTHDTLVHKADEDNIKTMLRLK, translated from the coding sequence ATGCCTAAAATGAAAACAAAATCTAGTGCCAAAAAACGTTTTAAGTTAACGGGTACTGGTAAGATTAAAAGAAAGCACGCTTTTAAGAGTCATATCTTAACAAAGAAATCAAAGAAGCGTAAGCTTGCGTTAACCCATGACACATTAGTGCACAAGGCTGACGAAGATAATATTAAAACCATGTTGCGTTTAAAGTAA
- the infC gene encoding translation initiation factor IF-3, which yields MNSKITAQKLRLVGDNVEVGIYTKGDAMRIANELELDLVEISPNADPPVCKVMDYKKFLYEQKKREKALKAKASKVTIKEIRFGPQTDDHDYEFKKKHAEKFLKDGAKLKAFVFFKGRSIVFKEQGQILLLRLAQDLEEYGKVEQMPRLEGKRMTMFIAPHKK from the coding sequence ATTAACTCTAAAATTACAGCTCAAAAGCTGCGTCTCGTTGGAGACAATGTAGAAGTTGGTATATACACCAAAGGTGATGCCATGCGGATAGCCAATGAGTTGGAATTGGATTTAGTAGAGATTTCTCCAAATGCCGACCCTCCTGTTTGTAAGGTTATGGATTATAAAAAGTTTCTTTACGAACAAAAGAAACGGGAAAAAGCTTTAAAAGCTAAAGCCAGTAAAGTTACAATCAAGGAAATTCGTTTTGGTCCCCAAACCGATGACCATGATTATGAATTTAAAAAGAAGCATGCAGAAAAGTTCTTAAAAGATGGTGCCAAATTAAAGGCATTCGTATTCTTTAAAGGACGATCAATTGTATTTAAAGAGCAAGGCCAAATTCTACTTTTAAGATTAGCGCAAGATCTTGAGGAATATGGAAAAGTAGAGCAAATGCCTCGTTTGGAGGGTAAACGTATGACTATGTTTATTGCACCTCATAAAAAATAA
- the thrS gene encoding threonine--tRNA ligase: MIHITLPDGSVKTFDEGVTPMDVAKSISEGLARNVISASFNGTTVETVTPLTTDGKLVLYTWRDDEGKTAFWHSSAHVLAQAIEELYPGAKLTIGPAIENGFYYDVDFGEHTVSEKDFKSIENKMLEIARGKHDFKMRSATKAEALELYSENPFKTELIENLEDGTITFCDHSTFTDLCRGGHIPNTGIIKAVKILSVAGAYWRGDENKPQLTRVYGISFPKQKELTEYLTMLEEAKKRDHRKLGKELELFTFSQKVGQGLPLWLPKGAALRERLENFLKAAQKKAGYEMVVTPHIGQKELYVTSGHYAKYGEDSFQPIHTPKEDEEFLLKPMNCPHHCEIYKSAQWSYKDLPKRYAEFGTVYRYEQSGELHGLTRVRGFTQDDAHLFCMPEQLDEEFKNVIDLVLYVFGSLGFENFTAQVSVRDLENPDKYIGDVSNWEKAEQAIINAAKDKGLDYVIETGEAAFYGPKLDFMVKDALGRRWQLGTIQVDYNLPERFDLTYKGSDNESHRPVMIHRAPFGSMERFVALLLEHTGGNFPLWLMPTQVIILSISEKFEKYSQKVLNLLENNEIRALVDHRNETIGKKIREAEMQKHPYMLIIGEQEEKENKITVRQHGGADLGMISVEEFTEIIKNDIKTTLKSF; encoded by the coding sequence ATGATACATATTACTTTACCCGATGGGAGCGTAAAAACGTTTGATGAAGGCGTTACACCAATGGATGTTGCAAAGAGCATTAGTGAAGGGCTTGCCAGAAATGTTATTTCTGCAAGTTTCAACGGCACAACTGTAGAAACGGTAACTCCATTGACCACCGATGGTAAACTGGTTTTATACACCTGGAGAGACGACGAAGGCAAAACGGCGTTTTGGCATAGTAGTGCGCACGTATTGGCCCAGGCTATAGAAGAATTATATCCAGGCGCCAAACTAACAATAGGCCCAGCTATTGAAAATGGGTTTTATTATGATGTAGATTTTGGCGAACACACAGTTTCTGAAAAGGACTTTAAATCTATTGAAAACAAGATGCTTGAAATTGCCAGAGGGAAGCACGACTTTAAAATGCGCTCGGCAACTAAAGCCGAGGCTTTGGAACTTTACAGTGAGAATCCGTTTAAAACCGAATTAATCGAAAACTTAGAAGACGGCACTATCACCTTTTGCGACCACTCTACTTTTACCGATTTATGCCGCGGAGGGCACATCCCAAACACAGGCATTATAAAAGCAGTTAAAATTTTAAGTGTTGCTGGCGCATACTGGCGAGGTGATGAAAACAAACCGCAACTAACTCGCGTTTACGGTATTTCGTTCCCTAAACAAAAAGAACTTACCGAGTATTTAACCATGCTAGAAGAGGCCAAAAAACGCGACCACAGAAAACTGGGCAAGGAACTTGAGCTTTTTACCTTTTCACAAAAGGTAGGACAAGGTTTGCCGCTATGGCTACCTAAAGGCGCTGCTCTGCGCGAACGCTTGGAAAATTTCTTAAAGGCCGCACAAAAGAAGGCTGGTTACGAAATGGTGGTTACCCCTCATATCGGTCAAAAAGAACTTTATGTGACTTCGGGTCACTACGCCAAATATGGCGAAGACAGCTTTCAGCCCATCCACACCCCAAAGGAAGATGAAGAGTTTTTGTTAAAACCCATGAACTGCCCGCACCATTGCGAAATCTATAAAAGTGCACAATGGAGCTACAAAGATTTACCAAAACGTTATGCCGAATTTGGAACCGTTTACAGATATGAACAAAGTGGTGAATTACACGGCTTAACACGTGTACGAGGATTTACACAAGACGATGCACATTTATTTTGCATGCCAGAGCAACTTGACGAAGAGTTTAAAAATGTAATCGACTTGGTACTTTATGTGTTTGGTTCACTTGGCTTTGAGAACTTTACAGCACAAGTATCTGTAAGGGATCTTGAAAATCCCGACAAATATATTGGTGATGTTTCCAATTGGGAAAAAGCCGAGCAAGCTATTATCAACGCTGCCAAAGACAAAGGCTTGGATTATGTTATTGAAACCGGCGAAGCAGCTTTTTATGGTCCGAAGCTAGATTTTATGGTAAAAGACGCCTTGGGTAGACGTTGGCAATTAGGCACTATTCAAGTAGATTACAACTTACCCGAACGTTTTGATTTAACGTATAAAGGTAGCGATAACGAATCGCACAGACCAGTAATGATTCATCGTGCACCGTTTGGTAGTATGGAACGTTTTGTGGCCTTACTATTAGAACACACAGGAGGTAATTTCCCTCTTTGGCTTATGCCAACGCAAGTTATTATACTATCTATTAGTGAGAAATTTGAAAAATACTCACAAAAAGTTTTAAATTTGCTAGAAAATAACGAAATTCGCGCCCTTGTAGACCATAGAAATGAGACCATTGGGAAGAAAATTCGGGAAGCCGAAATGCAAAAGCACCCATATATGCTCATCATAGGCGAGCAAGAAGAGAAAGAAAACAAAATTACTGTGCGTCAGCACGGTGGAGCAGATTTAGGAATGATTTCTGTAGAGGAATTTACCGAAATAATTAAAAACGATATTAAAACGACGTTGAAATCGTTTTAA